A window from Symbiopectobacterium purcellii encodes these proteins:
- the ftsE gene encoding cell division ATP-binding protein FtsE, producing MIRFEQVSKAYLGGRQALQGVDFHLLPGEMAFLTGHSGAGKSTLLKLICGIERPSAGQILFSGHNISRLKKREVPFLRRQIGMIFQDHHLLMDRTVYDNVAMPLIIAGASSEDIRRRVSAALDKVGLLDKAKSYPIQLSGGEQQRVGIARAVVNKPTVLLADEPTGNLDNALSQDILRLFEEFNRVGVTVLMATHDTTLIASRQYRVLTLSQGRMLGGVYGD from the coding sequence ATGATTCGCTTTGAACAAGTCAGTAAGGCTTATCTCGGTGGACGTCAGGCGTTGCAGGGGGTGGATTTCCATCTGCTCCCTGGGGAGATGGCGTTTCTGACGGGCCATTCTGGTGCCGGGAAAAGTACCCTGCTGAAACTGATTTGTGGCATAGAGCGCCCGAGCGCGGGCCAGATTTTGTTTAGCGGGCACAATATCAGCCGCTTGAAAAAGCGTGAAGTGCCCTTCTTGCGCCGGCAGATCGGCATGATCTTTCAGGATCACCATTTGCTGATGGATCGCACTGTCTACGATAACGTGGCGATGCCGCTGATTATTGCTGGGGCGAGCAGTGAAGATATCCGCCGCCGTGTGTCGGCCGCTCTCGATAAGGTGGGTTTGCTGGACAAGGCCAAGAGCTACCCGATTCAATTGTCCGGCGGTGAGCAGCAGCGCGTGGGCATTGCCCGTGCGGTGGTGAACAAACCTACGGTGCTGCTGGCAGATGAACCGACCGGTAACCTGGATAACGCGTTGTCTCAGGATATTCTGCGTCTGTTCGAAGAATTTAACCGCGTTGGCGTTACGGTGTTGATGGCAACCCACGACACGACGCTGATTGCCAGCCGTCAGTATCGCGTACTGACGCTGTCGCAAGGACGTATGCTGGGAGGCGTTTATGGCGACTAA
- the ftsX gene encoding permease-like cell division protein FtsX, with protein sequence MATNSRNAKPRVSKEKALRGGWQEQWRYAWDNTLADMLRQPLATLLTVMVIAISLTLPSICYLVWKNVSQAAEQWYPTPQLTVYLDKALDNDAAQGVINTLAAEDGVEKVNYLSRDEAMGEFRNWSGFGGALDMLEENPLPAVAIITPKLNFQSSQTLTSLRDRVAAVHGVSEVRMDDSWFARLVALTSLVGQVAATIGILMIVAVFLVIGNSVRLSIFSRRETINVMKLIGATDGFILRPFLNGGALLGGGGALLSLILSQALVWKLSAVVDQVATVFGTRFAVTGLTWDESLLLLLIAGMIGWLAAWLATVQHLRRFTPE encoded by the coding sequence ATGGCGACTAATTCCCGTAACGCGAAACCCCGCGTGAGTAAGGAAAAGGCACTGCGCGGTGGCTGGCAAGAACAGTGGCGTTACGCCTGGGACAATACGCTGGCGGATATGCTGCGCCAGCCGCTGGCGACGCTGCTGACCGTGATGGTAATTGCCATCTCGCTGACCTTGCCGAGTATCTGCTATCTGGTGTGGAAAAACGTCAGTCAGGCCGCGGAGCAGTGGTATCCCACGCCGCAGTTGACGGTGTATCTGGATAAAGCGTTGGACAATGATGCGGCGCAGGGCGTGATTAACACGCTTGCGGCTGAGGATGGGGTAGAGAAGGTCAACTACCTGTCCCGTGATGAAGCGATGGGTGAGTTTCGCAACTGGTCTGGTTTCGGTGGTGCGCTGGACATGCTGGAAGAGAATCCGCTGCCCGCCGTTGCCATCATCACGCCAAAGCTGAATTTCCAAAGCTCACAGACGCTGACCTCGTTACGCGATCGCGTGGCGGCAGTGCACGGTGTGAGTGAAGTCCGTATGGACGACAGCTGGTTTGCGCGCTTGGTGGCGCTGACCTCACTGGTGGGTCAGGTGGCCGCAACCATCGGTATCCTGATGATTGTTGCCGTGTTCCTGGTCATCGGTAATAGCGTGCGACTGAGTATTTTCAGCCGCCGTGAAACCATCAATGTCATGAAGCTGATTGGGGCAACGGACGGCTTTATTTTACGGCCCTTCCTCAACGGTGGCGCATTGTTGGGCGGCGGCGGTGCGCTGCTGTCGTTGATTCTGTCGCAGGCGTTGGTCTGGAAGCTCTCTGCCGTGGTCGATCAGGTCGCGACGGTGTTTGGTACGCGCTTTGCCGTGACCGGGCTCACCTGGGATGAATCACTGCTGCTGCTGTTGATTGCCGGGATGATTGGCTGGCTGGCGGCATGGCTGGCAACCGTGCAACATTTACGTCGCTTTACACCAGAGTGA
- the rpoH gene encoding RNA polymerase sigma factor RpoH has protein sequence MTKDMQTFTLVPQGSLEGYIRAANAYPMLTAEEERALAERLHYEGDLESAKALILSHLRFVIHVARTYAGYGLPQADLIQEGNIGLMKAVRRFNPEMGVRLVSFAVHWIKAEIHEYVLRNWRIVKVATTKAQRKLFFNLRKTKQRLGWFNQDEVELVARELGVTSKDVREMESRMAAQDMTFDPTPDDESHDGQAMAPMLYLQDKSSDFADGIEEDNWDNHAADKLAYALEGLDERSQHIIRARWLDDDNKSTLQELADQYGVSAERVRQLEKNAMKKLRAAIEA, from the coding sequence ATGACCAAAGATATGCAAACTTTCACCTTAGTTCCCCAGGGCAGTCTGGAAGGGTATATTCGTGCCGCCAACGCCTATCCGATGCTGACGGCGGAGGAAGAGCGGGCACTGGCTGAACGGCTGCATTACGAGGGCGATCTGGAATCGGCGAAAGCGCTGATCCTGTCGCATCTGCGCTTTGTGATTCACGTGGCCCGTACCTATGCGGGTTATGGATTGCCCCAGGCAGACCTGATTCAAGAAGGCAATATCGGCCTGATGAAAGCGGTGCGCCGCTTCAACCCGGAAATGGGTGTGCGTCTGGTGTCCTTTGCGGTGCACTGGATCAAAGCCGAAATTCACGAATATGTGTTGCGTAACTGGCGTATCGTCAAGGTCGCGACCACCAAAGCGCAGCGCAAGCTGTTCTTTAACCTGCGTAAGACCAAACAGCGTCTGGGCTGGTTTAATCAGGACGAAGTAGAACTGGTGGCCCGTGAATTGGGTGTTACCAGCAAAGATGTGCGTGAGATGGAATCGCGTATGGCCGCGCAAGACATGACGTTCGATCCCACACCGGATGACGAATCGCATGATGGTCAGGCGATGGCACCCATGCTCTATCTTCAGGATAAATCGTCTGATTTCGCTGATGGCATCGAAGAAGATAACTGGGATAACCACGCAGCGGACAAGCTTGCCTATGCGTTGGAAGGACTGGACGAACGTAGCCAGCATATTATCCGAGCGCGCTGGTTGGATGACGATAACAAATCGACCTTGCAGGAACTGGCCGATCAATACGGCGTTTCCGCAGAACGTGTGCGTCAGTTAGAGAAAAATGCCATGAAGAAACTGCGGGCAGCGATTGAAGCCTGA
- the panM gene encoding aspartate 1-decarboxylase autocleavage activator PanM: MKLAVECLSLFSDQDRIDLAKIWPHQNLDLLEQSLDLHQRLFASRFNGRLLAAVMVEIDGEYAELDDLMVREATRRRGVGLHLIQEVVRQLPGVKEFWLTAADHAGVNEIVLDRFMESCGFFPVSGGWLYTRS, translated from the coding sequence ATGAAGCTCGCCGTCGAATGTCTCTCGTTATTCAGCGACCAGGATAGAATTGATCTCGCCAAGATTTGGCCCCACCAGAATCTCGACCTACTGGAACAGAGCCTTGATCTGCACCAGCGCCTGTTTGCGTCACGCTTCAATGGCCGCTTGCTGGCAGCAGTAATGGTGGAAATTGATGGCGAATACGCGGAACTCGATGATCTGATGGTCAGAGAAGCCACGCGTCGCCGCGGCGTTGGCCTGCACCTGATTCAGGAAGTGGTGCGCCAGTTACCGGGCGTGAAGGAATTTTGGCTGACAGCCGCCGATCATGCTGGCGTGAATGAGATCGTGCTGGACCGCTTTATGGAAAGCTGTGGATTCTTTCCCGTGTCAGGCGGGTGGCTCTACACCCGAAGTTAA
- a CDS encoding branched-chain amino acid ABC transporter substrate-binding protein: MKVAKGKVVLLGCMAAAFAQMANAEDIKVAVVGAMSGSVAQYGDMEFIGARQAIADINAKGGVKGNKLVAVEYDDACDPKQAVAVANKVINDGIRYVIGHLCSSSTQPASDIYEDEGVLMITPAATAPDLTTRGYKLVLRTTGLDSDQGPTAANYIVNTIKPQRIAVVHDKQQYGEGLARSVQDSLKKAGANVVLFEGVTAGDKDFSTLVARLKKENVDFVYFGGYYPEMGQILRQARQAGLTTKFMGPEGVGNSSLSNIAGAASEGMLVTLPKRYDQVPANQPIVDALKAKKLDPTGPFVWTTYAALQSLTTAMERSGAETEAIAKDLKANTVETVMGPLSWDTKGDLKGFEFGVFEWHADGTSSAK, from the coding sequence ATGAAAGTAGCTAAAGGTAAAGTCGTACTGTTAGGGTGTATGGCAGCAGCGTTCGCACAGATGGCTAATGCAGAAGACATCAAAGTTGCCGTTGTCGGTGCCATGTCCGGCTCGGTTGCCCAGTATGGCGACATGGAATTTATCGGTGCGCGTCAGGCGATTGCTGACATCAATGCCAAAGGTGGCGTGAAGGGCAACAAACTGGTTGCCGTGGAATATGATGATGCGTGTGACCCGAAACAGGCGGTTGCCGTTGCCAACAAAGTGATTAACGATGGCATTCGTTACGTGATTGGTCACCTGTGCTCCTCTTCCACCCAGCCGGCCTCTGATATCTATGAAGACGAAGGCGTGCTGATGATTACGCCAGCGGCGACTGCACCGGATCTGACTACCCGTGGTTACAAACTGGTGCTGCGCACCACCGGTCTGGATTCCGATCAGGGCCCGACCGCCGCTAACTATATCGTGAATACCATTAAACCGCAGCGTATCGCTGTGGTACACGACAAGCAGCAGTACGGTGAAGGTCTGGCTCGCTCGGTTCAGGACAGCCTGAAAAAAGCAGGTGCCAACGTGGTGCTGTTTGAAGGCGTAACCGCTGGGGATAAAGATTTCTCCACGCTGGTGGCGCGTTTGAAGAAAGAGAACGTGGATTTCGTTTACTTTGGCGGTTACTACCCGGAAATGGGCCAGATTCTGCGTCAGGCGCGTCAGGCTGGGTTGACCACCAAATTCATGGGACCGGAAGGGGTGGGCAACTCCTCACTGTCCAACATCGCGGGCGCGGCGTCTGAAGGTATGCTGGTGACCCTGCCGAAACGTTATGACCAGGTTCCTGCTAACCAGCCGATCGTGGATGCGCTGAAAGCGAAAAAACTGGATCCGACCGGCCCGTTCGTCTGGACCACCTACGCCGCGTTGCAGTCTCTGACCACCGCGATGGAGCGCAGCGGTGCAGAAACGGAAGCTATCGCAAAAGACCTGAAAGCCAACACCGTGGAGACCGTAATGGGTCCGTTGAGCTGGGATACAAAAGGTGACCTGAAAGGGTTTGAGTTTGGCGTATTCGAGTGGCATGCAGACGGCACTTCTAGCGCAAAATAA
- the livH gene encoding high-affinity branched-chain amino acid ABC transporter permease LivH, whose amino-acid sequence MSEQFLYFLQQMFNGVTLGSTYALIAIGYTMVYGIIGMINFAHGEVYMIGSYVSFIVIAALMMIGIDVSWVLIGAGFIAAIVIASAYGWSIERVAYKPVRNSKRLIALISAIGMSIFLQNYVSLTQGSRDVALPTLVHGQLVVGESNGFAATITTMQVTIWIVTFITMLALTTFIRYSRMGRACRACAEDLKMASLLGISTDRVISLTFVIGAAMAAVAGVLLGQFYGVINPYIGFMAGMKAFTAAVLGGIGSIPGAMIGGLVLGVAEALTSAYLSTEYKDVVSFALLIAVLLVMPTGILGRPEVEKV is encoded by the coding sequence ATGTCCGAGCAGTTCCTCTATTTCCTTCAGCAAATGTTCAACGGCGTGACGTTGGGCAGCACTTATGCGCTGATTGCCATTGGCTACACCATGGTTTACGGCATTATCGGCATGATTAACTTCGCCCACGGCGAGGTCTACATGATCGGTAGCTATGTCTCTTTTATCGTTATCGCTGCACTGATGATGATCGGTATCGACGTCAGCTGGGTGCTGATCGGTGCCGGATTTATCGCGGCCATTGTGATCGCCAGCGCTTACGGCTGGAGCATCGAGCGGGTGGCCTATAAGCCGGTGCGTAACTCCAAGCGCCTGATTGCGCTTATTTCCGCCATCGGGATGTCCATCTTTCTGCAAAACTACGTCAGCCTGACGCAAGGTTCGCGCGATGTGGCACTGCCGACGTTGGTGCATGGTCAACTGGTTGTCGGGGAAAGCAACGGTTTCGCCGCCACCATTACCACCATGCAGGTGACCATCTGGATTGTCACCTTCATCACGATGCTGGCACTCACCACCTTTATTCGCTATTCCCGCATGGGGCGCGCTTGCCGTGCCTGCGCGGAAGATCTGAAAATGGCCAGCCTGCTGGGCATCAGCACTGACCGCGTGATTTCGTTGACCTTTGTGATCGGTGCGGCGATGGCGGCGGTCGCTGGCGTGTTGCTGGGCCAATTCTATGGTGTGATCAACCCCTATATCGGCTTTATGGCGGGCATGAAAGCCTTTACCGCCGCGGTGTTAGGCGGGATCGGCAGCATCCCGGGTGCCATGATTGGCGGCCTGGTGCTGGGGGTGGCGGAAGCCCTGACCAGTGCCTACCTGAGTACGGAGTACAAAGACGTGGTGTCGTTCGCGTTGTTGATTGCGGTGCTGTTGGTGATGCCAACCGGCATTCTGGGCCGCCCGGAGGTTGAGAAAGTATGA
- a CDS encoding high-affinity branched-chain amino acid ABC transporter permease LivM, translating to MKQLNLLNAVISAFTLLVLAAFLMGMQLGLDGTTLVVRGADAVRWNLIGVGCVVVFFFQLLRPFFQSVMRKLSGGGASLVLPSFDGSTPRQKVLAAVLIIIAVAWPFLVSRGSVDIATLTLIYVMLGLGLNVVVGLSGLLVLGYGGFYAIGAYTYALLNHYYGLGFWQSLPLAGIAAGLSGFLLGFPVLRLRGDYLAIVTLGFGEIVRILLLNNTEFTGGPNGISQIPKPTFFGLEFSRRVSEDGWGTFHEMFGLKYDPSDRIIFLYLVALLLVIATLFVINRLLRMPLGRAWEALRDDEIACRSLGLSPTRIKLTAFTISAAFAGFAGTLFAARQGFVSPESFTFAESAFVLAIVVLGGMGSQFAVILAAILLVVSRELMRDLNEYSMLLLGALMVLMMIWRPQGLLPMKRPEMKLKVEKKEEQA from the coding sequence ATGAAGCAGCTCAACCTGTTAAATGCGGTGATATCGGCGTTTACGCTGCTGGTGCTGGCGGCGTTCCTGATGGGAATGCAACTGGGGCTGGATGGCACTACGTTGGTGGTGCGTGGGGCAGATGCCGTGCGCTGGAACCTGATCGGCGTGGGTTGCGTGGTGGTGTTCTTCTTCCAACTGCTGCGCCCCTTCTTCCAAAGCGTAATGCGGAAACTGTCTGGCGGTGGTGCCTCACTGGTGCTTCCGAGCTTTGACGGCAGTACGCCGCGTCAAAAAGTGCTGGCGGCGGTGCTGATTATTATTGCGGTGGCCTGGCCGTTTTTGGTGTCGCGCGGTTCGGTGGATATCGCCACGCTGACGCTGATCTATGTCATGCTGGGCCTGGGGCTGAACGTTGTCGTGGGGCTGTCGGGTTTGCTGGTGTTGGGCTACGGTGGTTTCTACGCCATTGGCGCTTACACCTACGCGCTGCTGAACCATTATTACGGGCTGGGCTTCTGGCAGAGTCTGCCGCTGGCGGGTATCGCGGCTGGGTTGTCCGGTTTCCTGCTTGGTTTCCCGGTGTTACGCCTGCGCGGTGACTATCTGGCGATTGTGACGCTCGGTTTCGGTGAAATCGTGCGTATCCTGCTGCTCAACAACACGGAGTTTACCGGTGGCCCGAACGGCATCAGCCAGATTCCCAAACCTACCTTCTTTGGGCTGGAGTTCAGTCGCCGGGTTAGCGAAGACGGTTGGGGCACCTTCCACGAGATGTTTGGCCTGAAGTATGATCCCAGCGATCGCATCATTTTCCTGTATCTGGTGGCGCTGCTGCTGGTTATCGCCACCCTATTTGTCATCAACCGGTTATTGCGTATGCCGCTGGGGCGTGCCTGGGAAGCGCTGCGTGACGATGAGATTGCCTGTCGTTCGTTAGGATTAAGCCCAACCCGTATCAAACTGACGGCGTTTACCATCAGTGCGGCGTTTGCCGGTTTTGCTGGCACGCTGTTTGCCGCGCGTCAGGGGTTTGTCAGTCCGGAATCCTTTACCTTTGCTGAATCAGCGTTCGTGCTCGCCATTGTGGTGTTAGGCGGTATGGGCTCTCAGTTCGCGGTGATCCTCGCGGCCATTCTGTTGGTGGTATCGCGTGAATTGATGCGCGATCTGAACGAGTACAGCATGCTGCTGCTGGGTGCGCTGATGGTGCTGATGATGATTTGGCGTCCGCAAGGACTGTTGCCGATGAAGCGCCCAGAGATGAAGCTGAAGGTTGAGAAGAAGGAAGAACAGGCATGA
- the livG gene encoding high-affinity branched-chain amino acid ABC transporter ATP-binding protein LivG, with protein sequence MSTQPLLSVRGLTMRFGGLLAVNNVELDLNQGEIVSLIGPNGAGKTTVFNCLTGFYRPTGGTIMLRDRHLEGLPGQQIARMGVVRTFQHVRLFREMTVIENLLVAQHQHLKSGVFAGLLKTPGFRRSEAQAQELGAMWLERVGLLDLANRQAGNLAYGQQRRLEIARCMMTRPEVLMLDEPAAGLNPKETDELDHLIAELRDRHQVSVLLIEHDMKLVMGISDRIYVVNQGTPLAQGTPVEIRNNPDVIRAYLGEG encoded by the coding sequence ATGAGTACGCAACCATTATTATCGGTTCGTGGCCTGACCATGCGCTTTGGCGGCTTGCTGGCGGTCAACAATGTGGAATTGGATCTGAATCAGGGTGAAATCGTCTCTCTGATTGGGCCGAACGGTGCGGGTAAAACCACGGTGTTTAACTGCCTGACCGGTTTTTATCGCCCGACGGGCGGCACCATCATGCTGCGCGACCGCCATCTTGAAGGGCTGCCGGGACAGCAGATTGCCCGGATGGGCGTGGTGCGAACCTTCCAACATGTGCGTCTGTTCCGCGAAATGACGGTGATTGAAAACCTGCTGGTGGCGCAACATCAACACCTGAAAAGCGGCGTGTTTGCCGGCCTGCTGAAAACGCCGGGTTTCCGTCGCTCGGAAGCCCAAGCGCAAGAGCTGGGCGCCATGTGGCTGGAGCGCGTTGGTCTGCTTGATTTGGCTAACCGTCAGGCAGGCAATCTGGCGTATGGTCAGCAGCGCCGTCTGGAGATTGCGCGTTGCATGATGACGCGCCCGGAAGTGTTGATGCTGGATGAGCCAGCTGCCGGGCTGAACCCGAAAGAGACCGACGAACTGGATCACCTGATTGCTGAGTTGCGCGATCGTCACCAGGTGTCGGTGCTGCTGATCGAGCACGATATGAAGCTGGTGATGGGCATTTCCGACCGCATTTACGTGGTGAATCAGGGAACGCCTCTGGCGCAGGGAACACCGGTTGAAATTCGTAATAACCCGGACGTGATCCGCGCGTATCTCGGGGAAGGATAA
- the livF gene encoding high-affinity branched-chain amino acid ABC transporter ATP-binding protein LivF, with translation MLSFNQVSAHYGKIQALHDVSLHIEQGEIVTLIGANGAGKTTLLGTLCGDPRATAGSIIYDGKDITQWQTAQIMREAIAIVPEGRRVFSRMTVEENLAMGGFFADKEQYQSRIARVYDLFPRLYERRAQRSGTMSGGEQQMLAIGRALMSQPRLLLLDEPSLGLAPIIILQIFDTIAQLREEGMTIFLVEQNANQALKLADRGYVLENGRVVLEDTGAALLANEAVRSAYLGG, from the coding sequence ATGTTGTCATTTAATCAGGTTTCAGCGCATTACGGAAAAATCCAGGCGCTGCATGACGTGAGTCTGCACATCGAACAGGGTGAAATCGTGACGCTGATTGGCGCCAACGGCGCGGGGAAAACCACGCTGCTCGGCACCCTGTGTGGCGATCCGCGTGCGACGGCGGGCTCCATCATTTATGATGGAAAAGACATCACCCAGTGGCAAACGGCGCAGATCATGCGTGAAGCTATCGCCATTGTGCCGGAAGGCCGCCGCGTGTTTTCACGCATGACGGTGGAAGAGAATCTGGCGATGGGGGGCTTCTTTGCTGACAAGGAGCAGTATCAGTCGCGCATTGCGCGGGTATACGATCTGTTCCCACGTCTGTATGAGCGCCGCGCGCAGCGTTCCGGCACCATGTCCGGCGGTGAGCAGCAGATGCTGGCTATCGGACGCGCGCTGATGAGCCAACCGCGCTTGCTGCTGCTGGATGAGCCTTCTCTGGGGCTGGCACCGATTATTATTTTGCAGATTTTTGATACTATCGCTCAACTGCGCGAAGAAGGGATGACTATCTTCCTGGTCGAGCAGAATGCGAATCAGGCGCTGAAATTGGCGGATCGTGGTTATGTGCTGGAGAATGGTCGGGTAGTATTGGAAGATACGGGTGCCGCCTTGCTGGCAAATGAGGCCGTGCGTTCTGCCTATCTCGGTGGATAA
- a CDS encoding PLP-dependent aminotransferase family protein produces MATEGLLSQRMARLKSSAIRELLKHSKMDHVISLAGGIPSDALFDFEGLNQATQRAITEQPKNAFQYGLTEGSDTLRVRIAELCALRGVKTHADDMVVTAGSQQALDLVMRSLIDPNDVVVVERPTYLAALQTLELAEARVMSVASDKDGMVVDELETLLHTQRIKAVYLVPNFGNPSGVVLNEARRRQLITLADRYGFVIIEDDPYGELRFTDERNPTLFQLGQEMLGHNDAVIYTSTFSKILAPGLRLGWAILPQWLLHKVATIKQAADLHASSLSQTIAEYYLASGRLPTQIDKIREAYKHKGELLGSLIEQELGDVIAFNKPKGGMFLWARFREPFNTTQWLEKTLEQGVVFVPGEFFFPERPDYATLRFSFATATDEQMHEAVARLKRAL; encoded by the coding sequence ATGGCAACGGAAGGATTACTGTCTCAGCGTATGGCGAGACTGAAAAGCTCGGCGATTCGGGAATTGTTGAAACACAGCAAGATGGATCATGTGATTTCTCTGGCTGGGGGAATTCCTTCAGATGCCTTGTTTGATTTTGAGGGATTAAACCAGGCGACCCAGCGTGCGATTACCGAGCAGCCGAAAAATGCGTTTCAGTATGGTTTGACAGAAGGCAGCGATACGCTGCGTGTGCGTATTGCTGAACTGTGCGCGCTGCGCGGTGTGAAAACCCACGCCGACGATATGGTGGTCACGGCTGGCTCGCAGCAGGCGTTGGATCTGGTGATGCGCTCGCTGATTGACCCGAATGATGTGGTGGTGGTGGAACGCCCGACCTATCTGGCGGCACTGCAAACGCTGGAACTGGCAGAAGCGCGCGTGATGTCGGTCGCGTCTGACAAAGACGGCATGGTGGTGGACGAGCTGGAAACCCTGCTGCACACCCAGCGCATCAAAGCGGTGTATCTGGTGCCGAACTTTGGTAATCCGAGCGGCGTGGTGCTGAATGAAGCCCGTCGTCGCCAGTTGATTACCCTCGCCGATCGCTACGGCTTTGTGATCATTGAAGATGACCCCTACGGAGAACTGCGTTTCACCGACGAGCGCAACCCGACGCTGTTCCAGCTTGGGCAAGAGATGCTGGGCCACAACGATGCGGTGATCTACACCTCCACCTTCTCAAAAATTCTGGCGCCGGGCCTGCGCCTCGGCTGGGCCATCCTGCCGCAGTGGCTGCTGCATAAAGTGGCGACCATCAAGCAGGCGGCAGATTTGCATGCCAGCTCGCTGTCGCAAACCATCGCGGAATACTATCTGGCATCGGGGCGTTTACCGACCCAAATCGACAAGATTCGCGAAGCCTACAAGCACAAGGGTGAACTGCTGGGATCGCTGATTGAGCAAGAGCTGGGCGATGTGATCGCTTTCAACAAACCCAAAGGCGGCATGTTCCTGTGGGCGCGCTTCCGCGAGCCGTTCAACACCACGCAGTGGCTGGAAAAAACGCTGGAACAGGGCGTAGTGTTCGTGCCGGGTGAATTCTTCTTCCCGGAACGCCCTGATTACGCCACGCTGCGTTTTTCGTTTGCTACCGCAACGGATGAGCAGATGCACGAGGCGGTTGCTCGCCTGAAACGCGCACTCTAA